From a region of the Cygnus atratus isolate AKBS03 ecotype Queensland, Australia chromosome 3, CAtr_DNAZoo_HiC_assembly, whole genome shotgun sequence genome:
- the ALK gene encoding ALK tyrosine kinase receptor — translation MQMELQSPEYKLSKLRTSTIMTDYNPNYCFAGKTTSISDLKEVPRKNISLIRGLGHGAFGEVYEGQVAGIPSDPTPLQVAVKTLPEVCSEQDELDFLMEALIISKFNHQNIVRCIGVSLQALPRFILLELMAGGDLKSFLRETRPRPNQPSSLSMLDLLHVAHDIACGCQYLEENHFIHRDIAARNCLLTCRGPGRVAKIGDFGMARDIYRASYYRKGGCAMLPVKWMPPEAFMEGIFTSKTDTWSFGVLLWEIFSLGYMPYPSKSNQEVLEFVTNGGRMDPPKNCPGPVYRIMTQCWQHQPEDRPNFAIILERIEYCTQDPDVINTALPVEYGPSVEEEEKVAIHPEDPEGIPPLLVSAHQDRKDDKQTLPSPPPLPSAITAGKALGKVGALEPPVPGKVQSASAGGHINMAYTQSNPPSELHKGRGSRNKPTNLWNPTYGSWFAEKQASRNNPLLEKETPERENLGHEGNCTVGPNIVTGRLPGSSLLLEPSSLTASVKEVPLFRLRHFPCGNVNYGYQQQGLPLEASTPPCANSYEDPTLRNKSHITQHGP, via the exons ATGCAGATGGAGTTACAGAGCCCAGAATATAAACTAAGCAAACTGCGTACCTCCACTATTATGACAGACTATAATCCCAACTACTGCTTTGCAGGAAAGACCACATCCATTAGCGACCTCAAAGAGGTGCCTCGCAAAAACATCTCCCTCATCCG GGGTTTGGGCCACGGAGCCTTTGGTGAGGTATATGAAGGTCAGGTGGCAGGGATCCCCAGCGACCCCACTCCCTTGCAGGTGGCTGTGAAA acattGCCAGAAGTGTGTTCGGAGCAAGATGAGCTGGACTTCCTCATGGAAGCTCTCATTATTAG CAAGTTCAATCATCAGAATATTGTGCGCTGTATTGGAGTGAGCTTGCAGGCACTGCCCCGTTTCATCCTGCTAGAGCTTATGGCTGGAGGTGACCTGAAATCGTTCCTGAGAGAGACACGGCCTAGACCG AATcagccttcctccctctccatGCTGGACTTGCTCCATGTGGCTCATGACATTGCTTGTGGGTGTCAGTACCTGGAGGAGAACCACTTCATTCACAG GGATATTGCTGCCAGGAACTGCCTCCTTACCTGTCGAGGGCCTGGAAGAGTGGCTAAAATCGGAGACTTTGGCATGGCCCGGGATATATACAG AGCCAGCTACTATCGAAAGGGTGGGTGTGCAATGTTGCCTGTCAAATGGATGCCTCCCGAGGCTTTCATGGAAGGGATATTTACATCAAAAACAGACACATG GTCCTTTGGTGTACTGCTCTGGGAGATATTCTCTTTGGGATACATGCCCTACCCTAGCAAAAGTAACCAAGAGGTTCTGGAATTTGTAACCAACGGAGGAAGGATGGATCCACCTAAAAACTGCCCTGGCCCTGT GTATCGCATTATGACCCAGTGCTGGCAGCACCAGCCTGAAGACAGGCCAAACTTTGCCATAATACTGGAGAGGATCGAGTACTGCACTCAG GATCCAGATGTCATCAACACTGCTTTGCCAGTAGAATATGGCCCATCAgttgaagaggaagagaaggtaGCGATACACCCAGAAGACCCAGAAGGAATTCCTCCTCTCTTGGTTTCTGCACACCAAGACAGAAAAGATGACAAGCAAACTCTGCCATCTCCACCACCCCTGCCATCAGCCATCACTGCTGGAAAAGCTCTAGGGAAAGTGGGAGCCTTGGAACCGCCAGTCCCTGGGAAGGTGCAGTCAGCTTCAGCTGGGGGACATATCAACATGGCCTacacccagtccaaccccccttCTGAGCTACACAAAGGCCGGGGCTCCAGAAACAAGCCCACCAACCTCTGGAATCCAACCTATGGTTCCTGGTTTGCGGAGAAGCAGGCCAGCAGAAACAATCCTCTGCTCGAGAAAGAGACGCCTGAGAGGGAGAATTTGGGACATGAAGGAAACTGTACTGTGGGGCCCAACATTGTGACTGGCAGGCTACCAGGCTCCTCCCTGCTATTAGAGCCATCTTCCCTAACAGCAAGTGTTAAAGAAGTGCCTCTCTTTAGGCTCCGTCACTTCCCCTGTGGGAATGTCAACTATGGATACCAACAGCAGGGCTTACCTTTGGAAGCATCCACGCCACCTTGTGCTAACAGTTACGAGGACCCCACCCTTAGAAACAAGAGCCACATAACCCAGCATGGGCCTTGA